The Taeniopygia guttata chromosome 19, bTaeGut7.mat, whole genome shotgun sequence genome window below encodes:
- the TRARG1 gene encoding trafficking regulator of GLUT4 1, translating to MASTGSAPGGAGPGSGTALPTRFQETEKLLSATEGREEKGLRGSKSFTAALPGETERNGHGLGYKSVSVGHLEAPPLSPSRLSLGRASSTATSTAAPEQGRPRDYLVLAIFSCFCPVWPINIVGLVFSIMSRNSGQQGDTDGARRLGRMARLLSIVSIVLGTIIIVLYISLSVRVS from the exons ATGGCCAGCACCGGCTCCGCGCCCGGGGGCGCCGGCCCGGGCTCGGGCACCGCGCTGCCCACCCGCTTCCAGGAGACGGAGAAGCTGCTGTCGGCGACGGAGGGCCGGGAGGAGAAGGGCCTCCGCGGCTCCAAATCCTTCACGGCAGCCCTGCCCGGCGAGACGGAGCGCAACGGGCACGGGCTGGGCTACAAGTCGGTGTCGGTCGGGCACCTGGAGGCGCCGCCGCTGTCGCCGTCCCGGCTGAGCCTGGGCAGAGCCTCGTCCACGGCCACCAGCACGGCGGCCCCGGAGCAGGGCCGCCCTCGGGACTACCTGGTGCTCGCCATCTTCTCGTGCTTCTGCCCCGTCTGGCCCATCAACATCGTGGGCCTCGTCTTCTCCATCATG TCGAGGAACAGCGGGCAGCAAGGGGACACAGATGGTGCCCGGCGGCTGGGACGCatggccaggctgctcagcatCGTCTCCATCGTGCTGGGGACCATCATCATCGTGCTCTACATTTCACTCAGCGTCAGAG TTTCCTAG
- the BHLHA9 gene encoding class A basic helix-loop-helix protein 9: protein MGTTESPGMTCPREQHHSSSSPAPPPAAMGKGGPEPDGSEEDLEARDASQACYRQPLWVSQCREADTSPGDTEGMKVRKRSRPVRSKARRMAANVRERKRILDYNQAFNALRLALKHDLGGKRLSKIATLRRAINRIAALSLSLRCSGCCWPCAHPECRARAGVPPQEPGLKGGHPQVPWEPVPAGTQRPPSPPCAAFSPQRQLHHYQSPKENPGIAAPRPQRAPGILREPPAGTVPGQLGHCQGWGHQQCLPTH from the exons ATGGGCACCACGGAGAGCCCTGGGATGACCTGTCCCAGG gagcagcatcacagcagctcctctcccgctccccctcctgctgccatggGGAAAGGGGGCCCAGAGCCCGACGGCTCCGAGGAGGATTTGGAAGCGAGGGACGCATCCCAGGCGTGCTACAGGCAGCCTTTGTGGGTCTCCCAATGCAGGGAAGCAGACACCAGCCCAGGGGACACGGAAGGGATGaaggtgaggaagaggagcaggcCGGTGCGCTCCAAGGCCAGGAGGATGGCTGCCAATGtcagagagaggaagaggatTCTGGACTACAACCAAGCCTTCAACGCCCTGCGGCTGGCCCTCAAGCACGACCTCGGGGGCAAAAGGCTTTCTAAAATCGCGACCCTCCGGCGGGCCATCAACAGGATCGCGGCTCTGTCGCTGTCCCTGCGCTGCTccggctgctgctggccctgcgCCCACCCCGAGTGCCGCGCCCGGGCCGGGGTCCCTCCGCAGGAGCCGGGGCTGAAGGGCGGCCATCCCCAGGTGCCCTGGGAGCCCgttcctgcagggacacagcgtcctccatcccctccctgcgCTGCCTTTTCCCCTCAGCGGCAGCTCCATCACTACCAGAGCCCGAAGGAGAACCCGGGGAtcgccgcgccccgcccgcaGCGAGCCCCGGGCATCCTGCGGGAACCCCCGGCCGGGACCGTGCCCGGGcagctggggcactgccagggctgggggcaccagCAGTGCCTCCCCACGCACTGA